TTCCCGAAGCGGTGTGGTCACTTCGAGGGCAAGCGGGTGGTCCCGCGCGAGGAGATGGTCCGGAAGCTCCGGGCGGCGGTCGACGCCCGCGACGACCTCGCGATCGTCGCGCGCACGGACGCGGCGGCGGTGACCGGCCTGGACGACGCCATCGACCGGGCGCGGGCCTACGCCGACGCGGGCGCGGACGTGCTGTTCGTCGAGGCACCGGAGTCGCGGGCCGACCTAGAGCGGGTCGGCGACGAACTCGGCGACGTCCCCCTGCTCGCGAACATGGTCGAGGGCGGGCGGACGCCGCTCGTCCACGCCGACGAGCTGTCGTCGATGGGTTTCGACGTGGCGCTCTACCCGACGACGGGTCAGAAGGCCGCGGCGAAGGCGCTCCGCGAGGTGTACGGCGAGATATTCGAGCGGGGCACCCAGGTCGGCGTACTCGACCGCCTCGTGACGTGGGAGGAACGAAACGAGATCACCGGTCTCGCGTCGATCCGCGAACTGGAGGCGCGCTACGCGGGCGACGATGCGTAGGGACGACCGGGGGCGTCCAGGATGACGGGTTCCGGCCCGCCCGACTGGCGGTCCTGGACGTGCCTGGCCGGCACGTGGGCGCTCTCGCTGTTCGCGAACGCGTACCTCATCGTCCCGGCGAGCGTCCTCCCGCGGATCATGGAGACGCTCGACCTCGGGCCGGAGACGGCGATCTGGATCGTGAGCGCCGCGTTCGGCGCGTGGGCGGCCACGAACTTCCTGCTCGGGTTCGTCATCGACCGGGTCGGCGACGTCAGGGTCGCGGCCGCGGGCACCGCGGCGCTCCTCCTCGCCGGCGTCTGGGGCTTTCGCGCCGGCACTGCCGGCGACTTCGGCGGCCTGCTCGCCTCGCGCGCGCTCGGCGGCGTCGCGCTCGCGGCCATCTGGACGACCGGCGCGAACCTCGTCGGTCGCGCCTTCCCCACGGAGAGTCAGGGGACCGCGCTCGGTCTCTTCACCGCCAGCGCGCCCGCCGGCATCGCGATCGGCCAGTCCGCCGGTCCGCTCGTCGGCAACGCGTACGGCTGGCCGGCGAACCTCCTCGCGTTCCCCCTGCTCGCGGCCGCCGCGTTTCCGGTCTTCCTGCTCGCGATGGGCGCGACGTCCCTGGCCCCGCGGACGGCGACGGACTCCCTCCTCGACGACCTGGACACGGTCCTCGCCAGCCCCGCGGTCCGGTTCGGCTGCGCGATGAGCTTCGTGGGCTACTCGCTCTTTCTCTTCTTCAACGGCTGGATGCCCACCTACCTGACCGAGGAGTTCGCCGTCCCGCTCTCGATCGGTAGCCTCCTCGTCGCGCTCTTTCCGGCGGTCGGGATCGTCTCCCGATCGACCGGCGGCCTGCTCTCGGACCGACTCCTCGGCCGACGGCGACTCCCGGTCATCCGGCTCTCGTTCGCCGTCTCGCTCCCGATCGTCGCCGCCATCGCCGTCACGAACACGGTCGCGTTGCTGGTGGTGCTGCTGGTCGTCGCCGGCTTCGCGATCCAGCTGTCGATCGGCGTCTTCTACAGCTACGTCCGCGAGTCGGTCCCCGCCGGCGTCGCCGGAACCGCCCTCTCCTTTCTCGGCTCCACGGCCGTCGCCGGGGCGTTCACCGCGCCCGTCGTCGCCGGCGTCCTCATCGACTGGACGGGCGCGTACCTCGCCGCGTTCGCCTACGCCGCCGCGCTCGCGGCGCTCGGCGTCCTCCTCGCCTGGCGAGCGTCGGAGCCGACGACGCCGGCGTGATCCCGAGACGTCCGTTCGTCCAGATCGGACGACGGGACGTTCCGATCACCCGCATTACCCTCGATACGGCACCGCCTCGCCCCTCGAGAGACGGGAGATCGCCGACGTGGGCAGCCGCGAATCGATCCGCGAGTAACTCCTCGAACCACACCTGTTCGGTGAGGCGAAACATTAAATATGGACGAACGTTAGGCACTGTATGTCATGATACACCGAACTACCACGACGAAACCCGTCAAATCTACCGAGACGGTGTTCGACATCATCGAATCCCTGAAGGAACTCGACGGTGCCCGCGTGACGGAACTGGCGGACCACCTCGGGCTGGCGAAGAGCACGGTCTACAGTCAGCTGTTCACCCTCCGGAAACGGGGGTACGTGGTGAAAGAGGGAGATCGGTACCACCTCTCCCTGGAGTTCGCCCACGTCGGCGAGTACACCCGGACGCGCCGGCCCAGCTACGAACTCGCCGGACGGAAGGTCGCGAAGCTCGCCGAGGAGACCGGCGAGCGATCCCAGTTCATCGTCGAGGAGCACGGCCGCGGCATCTACGTCCACCGCGAGACGGGAGCGAACGCGGTCCGAACCGACTCGGCCATCGGGGGCCACGTCCCGCTCCACGCGACCGCGTCCGGGAAGGCGATCCTCGCGCACCTCCCCGACGAACGGGTCGACGGGATCATCGAGTACCGCGGTCTACCGCGGCAGACCGACCACACCATCACCGACGAGGCGACGCTCCGCGAGGAACTGCGGGCGATTCGGGAACGGGGGTACGCGTTCAACCAGGAGGAGAACACCGAACGTCTCCACGCCGTCGGCGTACCCGTCAGACTCCCCGACGACCGCGTCCTCGGTGCGATCAGCGTCTCGGGACCGACCTACCGCATGAAGGGCGAGCGACTCGAGGAGGAGGTCCTCGACCTCCTCCTCGGCACGGCGAACGAACTCGAGTTGAACATCGCGTACCTCTGATCGGTCTGCGGTAACACACCCCCCGACACGTTCGTTGAGAGCGAACGGATTCGCGGGACACCACGTCGGTACGTCTCGATCGCTACACGACCGCATTCCGGGGGCATCGGTTGGACGATCGTCGACTACTTCTCCCAAAAACGGCAGAATCGATCGAGGCAGCGACGGCGTAACAAACCTACACCCATTACGGCGATCGTCCGTTTCGCGATCGACCCCGCCCGCTCTGCGTCGCCACTCGGGGGACGAACGACGGATTCGTCGACACTAACCGTCAATAAAAACTACTCGACAGTCGGGTCGTTATCTGTCGGGCGTGACGGGCGCACAGT
The window above is part of the Halomarina pelagica genome. Proteins encoded here:
- a CDS encoding isocitrate lyase/PEP mutase family protein codes for the protein MDASAPGRRFLELVNRAETLRAVGAFDGLSAKLVEEAGGEVVYVSGSAVSTSVHGKPDVGLTTMTEMVDRARNVVEAVDVPVFCDADTGYGNALNVRRTVERFERAGVAAIHLEDQRFPKRCGHFEGKRVVPREEMVRKLRAAVDARDDLAIVARTDAAAVTGLDDAIDRARAYADAGADVLFVEAPESRADLERVGDELGDVPLLANMVEGGRTPLVHADELSSMGFDVALYPTTGQKAAAKALREVYGEIFERGTQVGVLDRLVTWEERNEITGLASIRELEARYAGDDA
- a CDS encoding MFS transporter — encoded protein: MTGSGPPDWRSWTCLAGTWALSLFANAYLIVPASVLPRIMETLDLGPETAIWIVSAAFGAWAATNFLLGFVIDRVGDVRVAAAGTAALLLAGVWGFRAGTAGDFGGLLASRALGGVALAAIWTTGANLVGRAFPTESQGTALGLFTASAPAGIAIGQSAGPLVGNAYGWPANLLAFPLLAAAAFPVFLLAMGATSLAPRTATDSLLDDLDTVLASPAVRFGCAMSFVGYSLFLFFNGWMPTYLTEEFAVPLSIGSLLVALFPAVGIVSRSTGGLLSDRLLGRRRLPVIRLSFAVSLPIVAAIAVTNTVALLVVLLVVAGFAIQLSIGVFYSYVRESVPAGVAGTALSFLGSTAVAGAFTAPVVAGVLIDWTGAYLAAFAYAAALAALGVLLAWRASEPTTPA
- a CDS encoding IclR family transcriptional regulator, coding for MIHRTTTTKPVKSTETVFDIIESLKELDGARVTELADHLGLAKSTVYSQLFTLRKRGYVVKEGDRYHLSLEFAHVGEYTRTRRPSYELAGRKVAKLAEETGERSQFIVEEHGRGIYVHRETGANAVRTDSAIGGHVPLHATASGKAILAHLPDERVDGIIEYRGLPRQTDHTITDEATLREELRAIRERGYAFNQEENTERLHAVGVPVRLPDDRVLGAISVSGPTYRMKGERLEEEVLDLLLGTANELELNIAYL